A window from Symphalangus syndactylus isolate Jambi chromosome 22, NHGRI_mSymSyn1-v2.1_pri, whole genome shotgun sequence encodes these proteins:
- the TMEM177 gene encoding transmembrane protein 177 isoform X1, whose product MPKCQRLGGPTSRNLSSGSCGGWKFKTKVLTGLSAVTILMAGPLWRTAAFVQRHRTGLLVGSCACLFGVPISYHLFPDPVVQWLYQYWPQGQPAPLPPQLQSLFQEVLQDIGVPSGHCYKPFTTFTFQPVSAGFPRLPAGAVVGIPASFLGDLVINTDHPVVIHGHTVDWRSPAGARLRASLTLSREAQKFALAREVVYLESSTTALQVLLAPACLAGTWALGMGAKYTLGLHAGPMNLRAAFSLVAAVAGFVAYAFSQDSLTHALESWLDRRTASLSAAYACGGVEFYEKLLSGNLALRSLLGKEGEKLYTPSGNIVPRHLFRIKHLPYTTRRDAVLKMWRAMLNPGRS is encoded by the exons ATGCCGAAGTGCCAGAGACTGGGTGGCCCAACCAGCAGAAATTTGTCCTCTGGGagttgtggaggctggaagttcaagaccaaggtGTTAACAGG ATTGTCCGCGGTGACTATACTCATGGCAGGTCCCCTGTGGCGGACCGCAGCATTTGTGCAGAGACACAGGACAGGCCTCTTGGTGGGTTCCTGTGCATGCCTGTTTGGAGTTCCAATCTCGTACCACCTCTTCCCGGATCCCGTGGTCCAATGGCTCTACCAGTACTGGCCTCAGGGCCAGCCAGCTCCGCTCCCTCCACAGCTGCAGAGCCTCTTCCAAGAGGTGCTACAGGACATAGGTGTTCCTTCAGGCCATTGCTACAAGCCCTTCACCACCTTCACCTTCCAGCCTGTGAGTGCAGGCTTCCCAAGACTCCCTGCTGGGGCTGTGGTGGGCATCCCTGCCAGTTTCTTGGGGGACCTAGTGATCAACACTGACCATCCCGTGGTCATACATGGGCATACAGTGGACTGGCGGAGCCCAGCAGGTGCCCGGCTGAGAGCTTCCCTGACCCTGTCCCGTGAAGCCCAGAAGTTCGCCTTGGCCAGGGAAGTGGTGTACCTGGAAAGCAGTACCACTGCCCTGCAGGTCCTGCTGGCCCCAGCTTGCCTGGCAGGGACCTGGGCACTGGGCATGGGTGCCAAGTACACCCTGGGGCTCCATGCAGGCCCCATGAATTTACGGGCTGCCTTCAGCTTGGTGGCAGCAGTGGCGGGCTTTGTGGCCTACGCCTTCTCCCAGGATTCTCTCACTCATGCCCTGGAGTCCTGGCTGGACCGCCGCACAGCCTCTCTCTCTGCGGCCTATGCCTGTGGTGGAGTGGAGTTCTATGAGAAGCTTCTGTCGGGCAACCTGGCCCTGCGCAGTCTCTTGGGCAAAGAGGGGGAGAAGCTGTATACACCCAGCGGGAACATCGTCCCCAGACACTTGTTCCGCATCAAACATTTACCCTACACCACCCGCCGGGACGCTGTGCTGAAGATGTGGAGGGCGATGCTCAATCCGGGCCGCTCCTGA
- the TMEM177 gene encoding transmembrane protein 177 isoform X2, which yields MLCGCPSARTCRRSERRQRLSAVTILMAGPLWRTAAFVQRHRTGLLVGSCACLFGVPISYHLFPDPVVQWLYQYWPQGQPAPLPPQLQSLFQEVLQDIGVPSGHCYKPFTTFTFQPVSAGFPRLPAGAVVGIPASFLGDLVINTDHPVVIHGHTVDWRSPAGARLRASLTLSREAQKFALAREVVYLESSTTALQVLLAPACLAGTWALGMGAKYTLGLHAGPMNLRAAFSLVAAVAGFVAYAFSQDSLTHALESWLDRRTASLSAAYACGGVEFYEKLLSGNLALRSLLGKEGEKLYTPSGNIVPRHLFRIKHLPYTTRRDAVLKMWRAMLNPGRS from the exons ATGCTTTGCGGCTGCCCTTCCGCGCGCACATGTAGGCGTTCCGAGCGGAGGCAGAG ATTGTCCGCGGTGACTATACTCATGGCAGGTCCCCTGTGGCGGACCGCAGCATTTGTGCAGAGACACAGGACAGGCCTCTTGGTGGGTTCCTGTGCATGCCTGTTTGGAGTTCCAATCTCGTACCACCTCTTCCCGGATCCCGTGGTCCAATGGCTCTACCAGTACTGGCCTCAGGGCCAGCCAGCTCCGCTCCCTCCACAGCTGCAGAGCCTCTTCCAAGAGGTGCTACAGGACATAGGTGTTCCTTCAGGCCATTGCTACAAGCCCTTCACCACCTTCACCTTCCAGCCTGTGAGTGCAGGCTTCCCAAGACTCCCTGCTGGGGCTGTGGTGGGCATCCCTGCCAGTTTCTTGGGGGACCTAGTGATCAACACTGACCATCCCGTGGTCATACATGGGCATACAGTGGACTGGCGGAGCCCAGCAGGTGCCCGGCTGAGAGCTTCCCTGACCCTGTCCCGTGAAGCCCAGAAGTTCGCCTTGGCCAGGGAAGTGGTGTACCTGGAAAGCAGTACCACTGCCCTGCAGGTCCTGCTGGCCCCAGCTTGCCTGGCAGGGACCTGGGCACTGGGCATGGGTGCCAAGTACACCCTGGGGCTCCATGCAGGCCCCATGAATTTACGGGCTGCCTTCAGCTTGGTGGCAGCAGTGGCGGGCTTTGTGGCCTACGCCTTCTCCCAGGATTCTCTCACTCATGCCCTGGAGTCCTGGCTGGACCGCCGCACAGCCTCTCTCTCTGCGGCCTATGCCTGTGGTGGAGTGGAGTTCTATGAGAAGCTTCTGTCGGGCAACCTGGCCCTGCGCAGTCTCTTGGGCAAAGAGGGGGAGAAGCTGTATACACCCAGCGGGAACATCGTCCCCAGACACTTGTTCCGCATCAAACATTTACCCTACACCACCCGCCGGGACGCTGTGCTGAAGATGTGGAGGGCGATGCTCAATCCGGGCCGCTCCTGA
- the TMEM177 gene encoding transmembrane protein 177 isoform X3, producing the protein MAGPLWRTAAFVQRHRTGLLVGSCACLFGVPISYHLFPDPVVQWLYQYWPQGQPAPLPPQLQSLFQEVLQDIGVPSGHCYKPFTTFTFQPVSAGFPRLPAGAVVGIPASFLGDLVINTDHPVVIHGHTVDWRSPAGARLRASLTLSREAQKFALAREVVYLESSTTALQVLLAPACLAGTWALGMGAKYTLGLHAGPMNLRAAFSLVAAVAGFVAYAFSQDSLTHALESWLDRRTASLSAAYACGGVEFYEKLLSGNLALRSLLGKEGEKLYTPSGNIVPRHLFRIKHLPYTTRRDAVLKMWRAMLNPGRS; encoded by the coding sequence ATGGCAGGTCCCCTGTGGCGGACCGCAGCATTTGTGCAGAGACACAGGACAGGCCTCTTGGTGGGTTCCTGTGCATGCCTGTTTGGAGTTCCAATCTCGTACCACCTCTTCCCGGATCCCGTGGTCCAATGGCTCTACCAGTACTGGCCTCAGGGCCAGCCAGCTCCGCTCCCTCCACAGCTGCAGAGCCTCTTCCAAGAGGTGCTACAGGACATAGGTGTTCCTTCAGGCCATTGCTACAAGCCCTTCACCACCTTCACCTTCCAGCCTGTGAGTGCAGGCTTCCCAAGACTCCCTGCTGGGGCTGTGGTGGGCATCCCTGCCAGTTTCTTGGGGGACCTAGTGATCAACACTGACCATCCCGTGGTCATACATGGGCATACAGTGGACTGGCGGAGCCCAGCAGGTGCCCGGCTGAGAGCTTCCCTGACCCTGTCCCGTGAAGCCCAGAAGTTCGCCTTGGCCAGGGAAGTGGTGTACCTGGAAAGCAGTACCACTGCCCTGCAGGTCCTGCTGGCCCCAGCTTGCCTGGCAGGGACCTGGGCACTGGGCATGGGTGCCAAGTACACCCTGGGGCTCCATGCAGGCCCCATGAATTTACGGGCTGCCTTCAGCTTGGTGGCAGCAGTGGCGGGCTTTGTGGCCTACGCCTTCTCCCAGGATTCTCTCACTCATGCCCTGGAGTCCTGGCTGGACCGCCGCACAGCCTCTCTCTCTGCGGCCTATGCCTGTGGTGGAGTGGAGTTCTATGAGAAGCTTCTGTCGGGCAACCTGGCCCTGCGCAGTCTCTTGGGCAAAGAGGGGGAGAAGCTGTATACACCCAGCGGGAACATCGTCCCCAGACACTTGTTCCGCATCAAACATTTACCCTACACCACCCGCCGGGACGCTGTGCTGAAGATGTGGAGGGCGATGCTCAATCCGGGCCGCTCCTGA